In Colletotrichum lupini chromosome 6, complete sequence, a single window of DNA contains:
- a CDS encoding aquaporin rerated protein, other eukaryote, which translates to MSKPQDRHHDHANGQHHEIPQTHLSAMGGHLVAASGEFVGTFFFLYFAYAGNIMVIKQGASSAGDGTLSSDGVVFIALSYGLSLLVNVWTFYRISGGLFNPAVTLGLSLGGQLPWMRSAFLVPAQMLAAMCAGGLVEAMFPGQVSQANSLLGIGTSVAQGLFLEMFFTAQLVIVVFMLAVEKSRDTFLAPIGVGLALFMILIPGKKTFYFNLTRRVSDNQIGVWVTGGSLNPARSFGCAVAGRSFPNYHWIYWLGPCMGAALAAAYYRFVKWAHYEEANPGQDLPADPKDLAAANSGNHGLPHSLVPHRHEV; encoded by the exons ATGTCGAAACCCCAGGACCGCCACCATGATCATGCCAACGGGCAGCACCACGAAATCCCTCAAACACATCTCAGCGCTATGGGAGGCCACCTCGTTGCCGCCTCGGGCGAGTTCGTCGGCACTTTTTTCTTCCTGTACTTTGCGTACGCCGGCAACATCATGGTGATCAAGCAGGGGGCTTCCTCGGCCGGCGATGGCACGCTAAGCAGCGATGGCGTAGTCTTCATCGCTCTATCGTACGGTCTCTCTCTGCTGGTCAATGTTTGGACTTTTTACCGCATCAGCGGAGGCCTCTTCAATCCTGCG GTGACTCTCGGCCTTTCTCTCGGCGGTCAATTGCCGTGGATGCGGTCCGCTTTCCTCGTGCCGGCTCAGATGCTGGCCGCGATGTGCGCCGGCGGACTGGTCGAAGCCATGTTTCCGGGCCAAGTTTCGCAGGCAAACTCGCTGCTTGGCATTGGGACATCTGTTGCCCAGGGACTCTTCCTTGAGATGTTCTTTACCGCACAGCTCGTCATCGTTGTTTTCATGTTGGCCGTGGAGAAGTCTCGCGATACCTTCCTCGCACCAATCGGTGTCGGGCTGGCTTTATTCATGATTCTCATTCCAGGTAAGAAGACTTTCTACTTCAATCTCACCAGACGAGTTTCTGATAATCAAATAGGTGTCTGGGTCACTGGTGGCTCCCTCAACCCCGCCCGCAGCTTTGGGTGCGCCGTTGCAGGCAGGTCGTTCCCAAACTATCACTGGATCTACTGGCTTGGGCCATGCATGGGAGCCGCTCTTGCAGCTGCGTATTACCGATTTGTGAAATGGGCTCACTATGAAGAGGCCAACCCTGGCCAGGATCTACCAGCAGACCCGAAAGATTTAGCTGCGGCTAACTCGGGAAACCATGGGCTACCTCACAGCTTAGTACCCCATCGTCATGAAGTCTGA